Part of the Centroberyx gerrardi isolate f3 chromosome 11, fCenGer3.hap1.cur.20231027, whole genome shotgun sequence genome is shown below.
cGCTCAACTCTAAGAGAAGTTTTTATAGTCCAAATAATGGAAAATTGCCAGTTTGCTGACATTCATTGATGACAGCCATACAATAACTCCATCAGAAAAGGCTTGAACTGTGGGACTGAGCAAGAATAGATAGATCAGGTTGATGGATGGACACTTTATTAATCATCATCAAATAGTAAGACTGTAATAGAAATACAGAGCAATAACAAGCAGGggaaaacaaataacaaatgaagagtttcattcaaaaatgagatatcaaaaaaatgacacccattctcccatattgactgctggcatgaatcTTAAGACTTTTGCTtataaaattgtttttttggggggacaGAATCATTAATGTTTTTCAAATACTGCCTGATTTATTCCATGTagcaaaatgttttcaaaatggatatacagcatTGAAGCATGCATGAAACCCTTCATACATATCAAAAATAATAATCGTTGTAAGACAGACATCTGAATAAAACcaataaagattaaaaattGCATAGATACATATGCAAACATTAAGGTTAATAAAATgctaaataaatataatgaaCAACTAGAAGCAATGAAAATATGTTACTCTGGAAATTTTCCAatcacagactgactgacagtgaTATTTATAGATCTACAGATCATTGGATTGCGGATGGACAAATGTTTCCATATTCCATGAGAAACCTACCTTCTATTTCAGTCCAGTTGACCGCCACCTCTGCTATGGGGATTTTGAAGCACTGGGCGATGTAGAGGAGCTCCACATCAAAGGCcctgagagagaaaatagaaaaagtgCATAACAGGTGTTGAAACACTCTATTACAAGGACTTCTATCAGACAATATCAAACTTTCCCAAACATCCTGTGACTCCAGCATTCACAACACAGCAGGTTTACTTGTGCAGCACTATGGCATATGATAGATTATCATCTCCCATGTGCTATTTTTATTATCGATTAGTCTATTGATTGATAGTCGATtgattttttcgattaatcgattaacgATTTAGTCTATAAATgatcaaaaataatgacaaatgcccatcataAGTTGCCAGAGACCAAAGTGATTCTAAAAATTGCTTatttagtctgaccagcagccaagaAACCCAAagcattcattttataatgatatgaaacagagaaaagcaagcaaatcatagcatttgtgaagctgtaaccagcaaaagtttggtatttttacttgttaaatgactaaaacaattagTTGATTCTGTCGACTAATCGATCAATCAACTAATCGATTCAGCACTCCTTACCAGCGCTCCacatggagggaagagaaggtcTTGAGGGCGGCCTCGCGGGTGAACAGCTTGAAGCCGCACTGCGTGTCCGCGATCCCCCTCACACAGAAGAACCACACCAGGAAGTGAAAGCCGTACATCAGGAACGTACGGAAGAAAGATCGCTGTGACGGGGACAGAACAACAGCGGTTTACATCATCCGTCCCACGCACATAAATGACACCTTAGTTGTTGGTTAGATAGACAGACGCAGACACATAGTCTACATAGTAATGTTGACTGATAGACgagcacagacagaaagagagacagacagtcagacgtTTACCTCAGCGACTGACTCCTGCTCCAGGTGAGCTCTGGAACCGCAGGAGATCGCCATGTTCtcctaaacacacagacaggcatcTTTAGAGTGGTCCAAAACCTAACCGACTTCTATTACTACATCATACCTAGATGGCAACATGTcagacagaacaacaaaaacaaaacaaacccccCACCGGTTTAGGGTCGAGGTGGTGAAGGCCGGCCTCCACTTTCTCAACGTCAGCAAACTTTGTGGCTCCGTCAGCATCTGCCATCAGGATGACTTTCCCTCTGGAGCTCAGAGTTCcctaaaagagagaaaaacacaaaaattaaatcaacaggAGGTGCGCTGCATACGTTTGTATTAGACTTGTCGTTTTTTGTGGCACATTCAAATGTGGGTTTTGACAGCCAAGGTCTCACCATCCTCACagctcctcctttccctctgttcTTCACCAGCGTCAGGACGCGCACTTTGTCTGCACCGTACTTCCTCGTGTACTGCAAGGCAACCTGGGAAGACAACACAACGATgttcacacacactaatacaaacTTTCTCTTGGTACCTCAGTATGGTGCCACTTTGAAACATTCAGCATTgagcaaaaatgtatttcttggAAGAATATCCAcaaaaaaaggtttaaaaatatCACCTCTGTGGTTTTGTCTTTGCTGCCATCGTCAACCACGATGACCTCATAGGTAAACGAAGAGTGCTGTTTCTGCAGTGAGGAAATTACAGGAGAGATTTGATTCACAAAGGGCAGTTTTTAGTTAAATGCTGCAACCTAGTGGCCACTTTGAGGATAACTGGTACAGCCACAGAAGCTTGCTTTGCTCGCTGAAGAAGGTTAACTCTATATTGGACCAGACAAAGCACTTCACTCATGAGTTCTTGCATTTGCTTTCCACTGCAAACACTGACCTGTCTGTTCTCCAAGTAATCCATAGCTTCTTCCATCATCACAGGCACTGAaaagacacacattcacacccatATTAAGTTTCTATCATCTAGCGCAGGTGTAAAATGACACATCGCCCGAGAGGCCAGGAGCTATGGGGTTTTAAAAGAACCAAACTGGTTGGTAAAGTGTCTTTACACTGAATGCTAACCCTCAAAGTTAAACTGGTGGGCAATTCATCAGGCAAAACACAGTAAACTGTGCATGTATTAGCATTTAAGTGTTGAAAAAGCCATTTGCTAGGAAATCTTGACAAAGCAGATTTCGACACTACCCATCTCCAATCaatatgaaatatttttcaTAGTTAAAGATAGATTAAATATGCTTTCTTAACTATTTTGCATAAATAGTTCAGAAACCTGTCTATTGGCTCACAATCTGTGTAGTCACGATCACACTAGTATTGCTAATATTGTCTTAAAAAGTAAATCCTATTCTATATCTTGTCTTTAAAAGTAAATCCTATTCTATCTATTGTCTTAAAAACTAAATCCTAAAAGCAGGATGCTCTATTATTTGTCAATAGTTTCCCTTCTATTAATGGTCTAATTTTCTGTAAAAGGGTCTGTGTTGGTTTCTGATGGGTTACCAATAGCAGAGTTATGGATCAGGGTTTGATTCATTGTTATCAGGAAGATGTTTGGTGCAAATTGAATGCTGGGTCCTTTAATTACAGAATTATATATcctatcaaataaaaatgtCCAGTCTGGTGCAATTACATAGCTATTTTctaacagacaaaaacaacagttttaCAACAGTTTACTGTATCTAAAGTCAAGGAAGGCTGAACATTAGAACTCAGGCCAAAAAGTTGGTGGAGCTTCAACAAGCTATGTTATTCCACCAGTTACTATGCAGAAATCACTGATGGAGACCCAGGTTTACACCCATCACTCACTTCGGAGCTCCTCATTATAGGCGGGGACCACCACAGACAGCTCCCTGGAGTGGGGATCATGCAGGCTGGGGAAGAGCTCCTTCTCCCCGGTGGTGGTGAGGAAGTATTTCTCCTTCTCATGACGTGTCAGATCCACCATGCCGGCTGTGACGTGCGCTACTATTAACAGCTGAAAAGAGATGAACACGGGAATAATGCTGCTGTAATCTTGTTTCATCATGTACTGTTTTCAGGAGTCCTTTTTCACCCTGGGGTCAACTGAGCTGGCTTGAGCTCAAGTTTCATATTGGAGACGCTGAAGCGGGCTAGCCTTGATGTTAGTCCAGGACTAACTCACCCTGtttttgcagcaggtttagccATGACTTCCCAGGGTTAAGAATTGAATTGCGGTGTATAAACATGAGCTGACAAGTGCAGTGTGAAAAGGGGGTAAAAATAAGCCTAGGGTTAATGTACGATTGTACAATTACAGGGCGAAAAGCACTTGCTCTAAACACAATGGGCTGGTTTTGCAGACAGGGATTAAGCCTAGCCCTAGACTATGGACGTTTTCAATGGATATCTCCTTTGAATTTTGTCTTTAGTCTACTAAGTCTAGGACTAGGCTTAACCAAGAGATTTGTATTGAAAAAACATCCACCcaaattcatagtattctgttccatcaccacacagccatcttggtgggaaaataacaggtgattataatcaaatgacagccacagccaatgagctgtgtgtatggtaaagcactatggtaggaaatgcatgtacatcatgggaatactatgaatagagcAACCCACGACCTCAAAAAGCAAGACATTGACAACCAGTGATTACAACAAGTGAGAAAAGCATACTGCCAACATTTTTGACAGCTTTTGCCATCATCTTCCATTGAAGGCCCTTGAGTTTAGATCACTTTACAGAGACAACACACTTGCCACAGCACAAACTACAACAGACTGGCAACAGAATACCAAACTAAAAAATTAACTGTAAGTTACTTACCACAATCAAACCTGCAACTGCTAATGCAGCCAAGCCTTGAACTAATTCACAGAGGAAATCCATCCTCCATGCCCTGCTAACGTTagtcactgacagacagaccacCAGTCAAAgtggctagctaaccagctagccCCCTGTTGCTTCCTACACCCTTCTGTGTTTCCGTCTTGTGGCCGCTGTTCAAACGTCCCAGGAGGAAAACGAGATTAAGCAAATGTTTTGAAAGGTGAACGCACAGAGCAAAGAACCCTTATATTTCCATTTCTCTGTGGGAAGCTCAGTGAACTCCACCTCCAATCACAACTGAACACAACGTCGACGCGGAAGTGCCACCAGTTTTCTTGACCACATCATCAGTTTGatgcatggatgtattaaagGAGGACACCGAGCGGAACCAGTGTccgcgtgtacacacacaccgcccctGGTGGGCGGGGGTGGAAATAGGAATGAAAAAGGTGAACTGTAACTAATGTTGTTAAATGCAAAAAAGTAAAGTTTTAACAATGAGTCTGTAATAGAGGAGAGGGTgggattattaattattaaaacGGCTAATTATAATTATTCGAGTTCATATAAAAGAAACACAGGCATATAGAAACCACAAGCCcctgtttttctctttattaGTCACAAGTCAAATGttacagaacagaatataatacaaaaatagcAGGTAAATCTAAGAATGTATTAAATCATGTTAAATTAAAATTCTCTCAAGTAattttggtggaaaaaaaaaaaatcacattatatAAACAAGTatattaaaacaaacataagACAAAGTGGAGAACAGCTAAAAGTAAACAGTATGAAATCAAAACCTAATAAGTTAGtcaaggaaagacagagacattTGAGCACAAGAGGCACGTGCACTTAAAATAAGGCATCTACAAATTAGACATATGTCCATCTGCGGCTACCGTAGTACGTACACCGAACCCACGTGGTTTATCAAAACATCATGGCGGCTGGTTTCAAGTAAGATTGTCTATATTACAGTGAAAATTACACTTTTTATCTAAGTTTCACCTTATAGCTGCGGAGTGAAATTATCCGATATGTTAGATTACCTTTGATCTTTGATTGCTGGTATAAAAACAGAAGACTTCTCCATATGACAAGCTTTAATAACACACTCCATACAGACCTGTGAAGAGTTGTGTCCTGTCCAGTGGATCATCATGGTCCACGCATATCTGACCAAGGAGAGTTTACATGACAGAAGTAGTGGTTTCTTCACTATCATGTTGACATCGATCTGACCACAGTAGTGTAGACAGAGAAAAATCTGGATAACGTAAATAACAAGAACAGCCTCTTACCGCTCTGATTTTCTGAGCAGTCTGatagtgtgtgtgatttctcaGCCATCATCAGTGAATGAGTTGGGTCTGTCATTCTTGATTCATGCCTACTCCAGTTTCTAAGATAACAACCACTTTTCggttcctctttcttcctctactTTTGCACCTTCAGGACTGCTGAGCCCCTGGAGTACCACAGGAGTTTTCTGGTCagtgacacaaaacaaaacaaagaaacaaagaaaaacaacatcatcCTTATTCAGCCAGCACTGCTCTACAAAGCTGAAAAAAATACtcattatcttcatcttcatcatcttctgtCCTGACAAAAGTATTCTTGATACAGAAGTGATGAGTTGCACCTATCGGTCTAATTTTTGTTAGAATTTAATCTAAACTTTAGTCATGATGTTTGacttttgaaaaacacacaaaaagtagtTAGGGCAGAATAGTTgatacacattcattttgattCTTAATCCTTACTGATTATCCATAGAGTCAACAGCAGCACATGGTCTAACATACAAATCTTTACTGTTTAGAAAGAAAACTGTCGACCTGATGGAAGGGAACTGGGAGAATTTAGAACCACAACACTGAATATAGGTGAGGCAAAACGCTGATGGCTGTATATAAGAATGATTTACGAGTGCATTTTCTTTAATCTTTAATCTACATGGGATTATTTCTCTGTGtgactgctctctctcctcaggctcCATATCCACAGCAGATGGCTCAGCCTTGGTGAAGGTTGGAAACACCACCGTCATCTGCGGGATCAAAGCGGTAAGTGATAAACACAGTAGTTAAAAAACCTTATGAAACAATCTGTGCCAGAGAGTTTCCTTGATGAAGATAAATGTCTGACTCTGTTGTGTTTCTTCATCCAAAGGAGCTGGCAAACCCTACAGTGGAAGCACCAACTAAAGGCTACATCGGTGAGTCGTCAGTGGAGTGTGTGTAAACTTCTTCATGTTAGTGTGATCTGACCTCAGTGTGTGACATCTGATGTCTCCTGTGTCTCGATGcctgagagtgtgtatgtgtcttggtgcaagtaactaattacatctACTCctattactgtaattgagtagctttttttgtgtacttgtactgtCAGTAGTTTTACTGAAGTACATATTGacttaagtattgtacttcactacattttgaATCACATcaattacagagtacaaattttgtCAGCTCTCCATAAGCGTAgattggccaattgtggagccattcacagtgaatggTCAGCAAAGAATAGAAGAGCAATCTGGCTTTACATTGtgtactttattttgtaatttccatttttttccaattaaaagaatctagtttgaactctgtcctcttgtccttttGCATGGGAATGATCACATCTAACaaagttctcttttctaaaaaagtaactcagtaacttttactctgaggacattttaaattggctactttttacatttacttgaTTTGGATTTAAACACCAGCAATTTTACCTCTACCTCAGTCAAATATCAGCACAGTAACTGCACTCGTACTGGAGTAACACTGTAATACTCTTTCCACCTGTCAGTGCCGAACGTGGATCTGCCTCCTCTGTGTTCGTCCCGCTTCAGGCCGGGTCCGCCGGGGGAACAGGCACAGGCCGCCAGCCAGTTCATCGCTGATGTCATCGAGAGGTGCTGTAGTCTACTGTGCATCTATTCTCAGTTTCCAGTTCACAGGACCATCAGAAGTGTCTTTCACTAACCTaagatattgtttttttgtttttttttggcactgTAGCTCTGATGTGATCCAGACAGAAGACTTGTGCATTGAAAGAGGAAAGGTAAATCCGTACTTTATATAAACTGTCAGATTGTGGTTCATGATTTTGGGTCACAGGTCCTGATTCTTCTGACTCTGGTTTTAGCTCTGCTGGGTGCTGTACTGTGACATCATGTGTCTCGACTACGACGGGAACATACTGGACGCTTGTATCATCGCCCTGCTGGCTGCCCTGAAGAACAGTAAGTGAATAACATGACAGCATTAATAAGAGTTCACTGGTGGTGTATAATTTACACAGAAATATTTTTCAGACATATTCCTGAATGTTACCGTTTAGCCTTgttcttttttccccaaaagGTATCACTGTTgaataaaatgttataaaaatCATGAAACCAATGTTATATAGCTGtgatgtaactgtaactgtggacCTTTTAAATTGTCACTTCCAGATCATTTTCTTGCCTATATATGATCATGTTTGCTAGTAATATGCCATATGAAATTTATGGGTTCCAAGTGACCTATAGGAATGACATTTTGGCTTTAATCTATTCAGAATTGAGCAATTACTACTCACACTACTAAACCAAGGTCCCTAGAGGCTCGAGTACAAATATCTTGaatgttgtatttttctgttattcAATAATAGTGTGGTGGTACATATCACATTTTTGCCCTGAAGAGTAGTCGCACACTATCACATTATCAAAAGAAATGTTGTAAAAC
Proteins encoded:
- the alg5 gene encoding dolichyl-phosphate beta-glucosyltransferase, with the translated sequence MDFLCELVQGLAALAVAGLIVLLIVAHVTAGMVDLTRHEKEKYFLTTTGEKELFPSLHDPHSRELSVVVPAYNEELRMPVMMEEAMDYLENRQKQHSSFTYEVIVVDDGSKDKTTEVALQYTRKYGADKVRVLTLVKNRGKGGAVRMGTLSSRGKVILMADADGATKFADVEKVEAGLHHLDPKPENMAISCGSRAHLEQESVAERSFFRTFLMYGFHFLVWFFCVRGIADTQCGFKLFTREAALKTFSSLHVERWAFDVELLYIAQCFKIPIAEVAVNWTEIEGSKLVPVWSWLQMGRDLVFIRLRYITGAWKLESPRKTD
- the exosc8 gene encoding exosome complex component RRP43; the encoded protein is MAAGFKTAEPLEYHRSFLKENCRPDGRELGEFRTTTLNIGSISTADGSALVKVGNTTVICGIKAELANPTVEAPTKGYIVPNVDLPPLCSSRFRPGPPGEQAQAASQFIADVIESSDVIQTEDLCIERGKLCWVLYCDIMCLDYDGNILDACIIALLAALKNTQLPEVTIDTETCGPQVNSEKRNGLRIHKHPVGASFCVFDNSILIVDPTAEEESLSTAHLTVVTDEEDRLCCVHKPGGTSLSGEKLQECISRAAARQREIRKLIDKVTQSVKTTK